The genomic interval GAGCGCTACCAGGGGCTCGGTCTCCACGCCTTCTCGGTGTTCGAGTTCACCGACATCGGCCTCGTCGTCCTCGTGGTCGGCTCGCTCTACCTGATGACCGTCGGCTACCGGCTGACGCCCGAGCGCATCCCGCCCGAGGAGGGGTACGTCGAGGAGTACGAGATAGAAGGGTTTCTCACCGACGTCGTCGTCGACGAGGACTCCGTGCTGGTCGGGATGCCCGTCTCGCAGGCCGTCGACGAGTCGCTGTTCGACGCCGACATCCTCCAGCTCGAACGCGAGGGCGAGCGGTTCGGCGAGCCGCTGGGCACGAAGGAGATACAGTCCGGCGACACCCTCCGCGTGCGCGCGGACCGCAACACGCTCCGCCGGTTCATGCTCGCCGACGGACTCAGTCTGCTCGGCGGTCCTCGCTCCGACGAGGACCTCACCGAGACCGACGAGGGAGCCGACCCGGAACTCGTCGAGGTGGTCGTCCCGCGCGGGTCGTTCCTCGTCGGCGAGACGCTCGCCAGTTCGACGTTCCGCCAGCGCTACGACGCGAACGTCCTCGCCTTCCGCTCGCGGGGGGAACTCATCCGGAACCGGCTGGAGGACCTCGTCATCCAGGTCGGCGACACGCTGCTCGTCCAGACGACGACCGACAGCCTCGACCGCCTCTCCCAGAACCGCGACTTCATCGTCGCTCACGAACCCGAACGCCCCGCCTACCGGACCGACAAGATACCGCTCGCCGTCGGTATCATCGTCGGCGTCGTCGGCGTCGCCGCCCTCGGCCTGCTCGACATCGTCGTCAGCGCCCTCGCGGGCGTCGTCGCCATGCTCGTCACCGGCGTCATCCGGCCCAACGAGGTGTACGAGTCCGTCGAGTGGAACGTCGTCTTCCTGCTGGCGGGCGTCATCCCGCTCGGCCTCGCGCTCCAGAACACCGGCGGCGCGCAGTTGCTCGGCGCGCTCGTGGCCCTGACCGGCAACTACCTCCCCGCCGTCGGCGTGCTGTGGGTGTTCTACGTCGCGACGAGTCTCATCACGAACGTCATCTCGAACAACGCCAGCGTCGTCCTCATGCTCCCCGTCGCCGTCGACGCCGCCGTCCGGGTCGGCGCGAACCCGTTCGCGTTCGTCCTCGCGGTGACGTTCGCCGCCTCGACGGCCTTCCTCTCGCCCGTCGGCTACCAGACCAACCTGTTCATCTACGGACCCGGCGGCTACCGGTTCAGCGACTACGCCCGCGTCGGCGGCCTGCTCCAGTTGCTCCTCTCGGTCGTGACCGTCGCCGCCATCGTGGCGCTCCGGGGCGTCGGGGTCTGAACCGGCCCAGAGCTTCGCCCGAACACGACCCGAAATCGGAGGCTGATTCGAGGGGAGAGACAGTCACGAGGCCGTGAACGGCACGCTGTGCCGCCATCACGTTTTTCCCTCCGTCGCCACTTCGTCCGGGTATGTCCGACACGGTAGACATCGAAATCGAGAACGACGAGGAGGAGATGGCCGACGACATCGACGCGGAGTCGGTCGACCCAGGCGTCGCCGCCGACAAAGAGACGGACGAGGACGGGACGGAGGAGTCGGCCACCGAGGAACCCTTCGAGGGCGAGCGTGCCGTCGACTTCTCGGAAGCGACGGGGACGCTCGCGGAGACGTTCGACATCGACTCCCGGAAGGGCGAGACCATCACCGACCTCGAGACGGTCGAGTCGGAGGAGGGCCGCCAGCTGGTCGCGACCGTCGAACACCGCCGCCGAACCGCGCTGAAGGCCCGCTTCGACAGCGCACGCCGGACGGGACGCCGTGTCGGTACCGTCGCACTCGTCCTCGGTATCGTCGCACTCGCCGCCTCGGCGCTCCGCCGGTCGCGCACGAGCGAGAGCGACGGACTCAACGTCGACACCGCGAACGAGCTCGACGCGGACGACGACATCTGAGCGCGGCGAGATAGACCTCCTCGTTTTTCTGTGGACGCGGTGCTCTGGACCCGACACCGCGAGCGACGCGTCGGTCAGTGAACCCCCGCTCACGAGTCGGGACTTGCGACTGTCTGGGTTGGGAACTATCCGTCTGGGCGTCGTCGCCAGGATATGGTCGACGTACTCGGTCACCTCGGAATGGCGCTGGTCTGGTTGTCGCCGTGCTGGTTGTTCATCGACGACCAGCGGACGGCAGTCACGTTCCTCGCGGTCGGGTTCTGGTTCGGGATGCTCCCGGACGTGGACCTCGTCCTCTCGAACATCGACGCGCTCGGAATCCACCACCACGGAGTCGTCCACACGATCCTCTTCGTTACGCTCGCTGCAGTGACGGTGGGACCGCTGCTCGGTCTCGCGATGCGACGGGTGTTCGGCGGGACGAAGTGGTTCTCCCGTCGGGCGGCGGCACGCGCCGTCCCACTCGGCGTCATTATCGTCTTCGTGACGGGACTCGCACACCTCTTCGCCGACACCCTCTCGGCACCCGATAAGTCGACACGCCTCGAACTGCTCTGGCCGCTGGTCGAGGGACCGATCGTCTACACGGACGTCCTCTACTACAAGTCGTTCTGGGCGACCATCGCGCTGTTCGCCGCGGGCCTGGCGTTCAACGCCGCGTTCTGGTACCTGACCTTCGGTCGGTCGGGGTCACGGGCGGTGGGCGACGCGACTCGGTGACGAACGGTCCGACTGCTTCTCGTCTTCGTGTGAACTCGACGCGGGAGAAGAGGCGGTCGAGAGGCGTTCGAATCGTGCGCTCACTTGGTTCGCGCTGCTCGTCGATTCAAACCCACCGACGGTCTGGCGATTCCTCTCTCACTTTCGTTCGAGAGAGAATCGACGAGCACGGAGGGATTTGAACCACGGTCGCTCGCTGCCGCTCGCTTCCTGCTTCAAATCCCTCAGAAGGAGTTCACCACGCCTCACGTCCGTTCGGCGGGTTCACGAGCCCGGAGGGATTTGAACCCCCGACAACCAGGTCCGGAACCTGGCACTCTATCCACTGAGCTACGGGCCCTCGTTCCCGGATACCGGACGGGCGGTGTTAACCGTTGTGAGTTTCAGTCCTCGGCGACCGCCGTGGCGGCCGGTTGCTCGTCGACGACCGTCTCCTTCCACGTCCCGCGGAGGAACCAGGCCAC from Halomarina salina carries:
- a CDS encoding metal-dependent hydrolase; the protein is MVDVLGHLGMALVWLSPCWLFIDDQRTAVTFLAVGFWFGMLPDVDLVLSNIDALGIHHHGVVHTILFVTLAAVTVGPLLGLAMRRVFGGTKWFSRRAAARAVPLGVIIVFVTGLAHLFADTLSAPDKSTRLELLWPLVEGPIVYTDVLYYKSFWATIALFAAGLAFNAAFWYLTFGRSGSRAVGDATR
- a CDS encoding SLC13 family permease, producing MLVVFGVVLVTLVLFATELLPIDVTALLVAVTLMVLEPFTGVTVAQGLSGFSNPATITVLAMLILSAGISKTGAVQIIGRRMAQFAGTDRRKQLAATIGVTSVSSGFINNTPVVAILVPVISDLAHKGKTSPSKLLMPLSFASMLGGMLTLIGTSTNILASSTAATLATQERYQGLGLHAFSVFEFTDIGLVVLVVGSLYLMTVGYRLTPERIPPEEGYVEEYEIEGFLTDVVVDEDSVLVGMPVSQAVDESLFDADILQLEREGERFGEPLGTKEIQSGDTLRVRADRNTLRRFMLADGLSLLGGPRSDEDLTETDEGADPELVEVVVPRGSFLVGETLASSTFRQRYDANVLAFRSRGELIRNRLEDLVIQVGDTLLVQTTTDSLDRLSQNRDFIVAHEPERPAYRTDKIPLAVGIIVGVVGVAALGLLDIVVSALAGVVAMLVTGVIRPNEVYESVEWNVVFLLAGVIPLGLALQNTGGAQLLGALVALTGNYLPAVGVLWVFYVATSLITNVISNNASVVLMLPVAVDAAVRVGANPFAFVLAVTFAASTAFLSPVGYQTNLFIYGPGGYRFSDYARVGGLLQLLLSVVTVAAIVALRGVGV